Proteins co-encoded in one Pleurodeles waltl isolate 20211129_DDA chromosome 2_2, aPleWal1.hap1.20221129, whole genome shotgun sequence genomic window:
- the LOC138282335 gene encoding uncharacterized protein, translating into MKRYNPIARKAASSGALNTIGRYYRTLAPLTMDENAQQGVPATQDTDVTGFEEELCYRLEKLNLKAVSTQISPIKGPDSDSNASKDELSVASNFIDIEDVEECVAPPNSPIYEDMGDQEATESEAVIVQPSGVSSGAVSAPMDLCDSQDFRGASECDANMENVAEESEPLEGSTPKVNALNFYCLCCSRQSGSVTSQNKEPRKKCVCTYTSRDFEKEAPGVPWATIWPVKGFAAAAVNACVKRDYYDLCYGHKINAPQQDAHECLYDAYTPRIIRHICSRIDPHRVYRLLRVVYGLSAVKKGVHSDMIKVLAAAVNEIRYAAEPCSKLDRMHGMCPHFDISMLERVIKRRMCDIYHKNRRMKSLAPRKLF; encoded by the exons atgaagagatacaatccgatcgcaagaaaagcagcctcctcaggggccctgaacactattggtagatattaccggaccctcgcccctcttacgatggatgagaatgcacaacagggtgtcccggccacccaagataccgatgttaccggttttgaagaggaactttgctaccggcttgaaaagctcaacctcaaggctgtgtcgacccagatatcccctattaaggggcccgacagcgacagcaatgcctcgaaagatgaattaagtgttgcatctaacttcatagacattgaagatgttgaagaatgtgtagcaccaccgaattcgcccatctatgaagacatgggcgaccaggaggccaccgagtcagaggccgttattgtacagccatcaggtgtaagctccggcgctgtttctgccccaatggacctctgcgactcccaggatttcagaggagcctctgagtgtgatgcgaatatggag aacgtagctgaagaaagtgagcctctagaagggtcaactccaaaggttaacgccctaaatttttactgcttatgctgttccagacagtctggaagtgttacaagccagaacaaagagccccgtaagaaatgtgtctgcacctacactagccgcgattttgaaaaggaagctccgggcgtaccctgggccaccatatggccagttaaaggttttgctgcGGCCGCTGTGAACGCctgtgttaaacgggattattatgatctttgttacgggcataaaattaatgcgcCTCAACAGGATGCTCATGAAtgtttatacgatgcatacacaccaagaataattcgccacatttgtagtcggatagaccctcaccgggtatataggttgttaagggttgtgtatgggctgtcggctgtgaagaaaggtgtccacagtgatatgattaaggtcttggctgcggctgtcaatgagatccgatacgctgctgagccctgctcaaaactcgaccgcatgcatggtatgtgtccccactttgacataagtatgttagaacgggttataaaaagacgaatgtgtgacatttatcataaaaacagaagaatgaagtctctagccccacgaaagctgttttag